The genome window AATCCAGCGAAATTTACCTTGAAGACAACATTGAACACATTGAAATGACGCGTCAGATATGCTGAAAATAGAGGTGGTGAAAAGATTGGGGAATGAATTCCCGGATTTGACGAATAATTAAACAGCAACGCCTTTTAGGATTGTTCAGATAGGTTTAAATAACTGTATCATTCCGATTTTTTGTAGTAAGTAATCTACATAAATCTAAAAAAACTTTGATAAATTTTTGTCTGTTTGCTTTTGTTTGATAATTTGGCACAGAATTTTAGTTATTAGTATTCAGTCAAGCAAATTGTTGCCTGGGACTGACGCCCTGTCAGACACCCAATAACATTTTTGACGAACACTGATAGAGGAGGGTTTACGTGGAATGGCCTACTGTAATGCGGTAGGCCATTTTTTTGTTCCTACTCGTTACTCAAAGCAAACTGCGGTGCCGTTTGCGCTTACCATCAGCATCGAGCTGTTTCCACCAATGGTTTCCAGATCAATGTCGACACCAATCACCGCGTTAGCGCCTAATCTTTGCGCCTGATCCATCATTTCACGAATAGCAATGCTTTTAGCCTCCCGCAGGCCCTGCTCATAAGAGCCCGAGCGACCGCCTACCACATCCCGGATCCCGGCCAGAAAATCTTTGAAAAAGTTGGCGCCGATAATGGCTTCACCATTTACCAAACCAATGTACTTAATGATTTTTTTGCCTTCAATGTTCGGAGTAGTAGTAACAAGCATCTTGTGTCAGGTTGGTTGAAGTGAAATTTATTGAGGCCAATTTAGCGGATTTCACCAAGGAGCCGCCCAAATTAATTGTTTAACGGCAAAGTTGTGCACGATGTTGGTAAATTTTACTTACAGATTGCTAGCTTTGTTTTTTTGACAAATCAGAAGTAAATTTTATTGCAATGGAACAAACAGTTGAGGCAGTTAATCAGGTAATCCGTAACCGACGCAGTATTTTTCCGCCCAGTTATATCGAAAAAGACATTCCCGAAGACGTCCTGATGACGATCCTTGAAAATGCAAATTACGCCCCAACCCATAAATTGACAGAGCCCTGGCGTTTTGTAGTTTATAAAGGCGAGAGCCTGAACAAGCTTGCAGGATTTTTCACGGAAAGATATCGCACAGTGACGCCTCCCGAATCATTTTCACAGGCAAGATATGACGCAGCAGGCGAGAAAGTGCTTAAATCCAATGTCGTGGTGCTGATCTGTGCCGAACTGCATCCGGATAAGCTTCCGGAATGGGAAGAGACTGCTTCTGTGGCTTGCGCAGTGCAAAATATGTGGCTTACAGCAACAGCTTATGGCATTGGTTCTTATTGGAGCAGCCCGGGCGTGCTCGACCTTCTGGCCAAATTTGCTGGCATCCCCGAAAATCAGAAATGTCTTGGATTGTATTTCATGGGTTACCACGATGCACCGGAAGCGCCGGCCCGTCGCACGCCTATGGAAAACAAGATTACCTGGGCATAATGAAGAAAGACAAAATTACCCTTCGCGCGCAATCCCTTACGAAAAGCTTTGGCGTAAAGCCGGTTCTGTCCAACATTGATTTACAACTCAATGCGGGCGAATGGCTTGGTATATTGGGCGAAAGCGGGTCGGGTAAAAGCACCTTACTCCGTATCCTGGGACGTTTTCAGGATGCGGAGGAAGGTAAAGTCTTTTTCAAAGAAGAGCAATTAAAACCGGTGAGCGGCGAGCTCATTCCCGGCCACGAATCCATCAAGCTCATCCACCAGGAATTTGAGCTTTTCCCTAATCAGACCGTTGAGGAGAACATTGCGTACTCGCTGCGATTTTATAATGCAGATTATAGAAAGGAAAAGGTAGCTGAACTGCTTTCCATCACGGGTTTGGAATCTGTAAAAAGTCAAAAAGCCAAGCTGCTGTCCGGCGGTGAGAAACAGCGGACTGCGATTGCAAAAGCATTGGCTGAGCAGCCGGATGTCTTGCTTCTCGACGAGCCGTTTGCGCACCTGGACAATCACAACCGCCGCGTGTTGGCCAGCGCCATTGAAACCATGCGGAAAGAGCAGAGAATGTCCTGTGTGTTCGTTACGCACGAAGCCGCAGATGCCCTGGCCTGGTCGGACCGGATTGCGGTGCTCCGCGAAGGTAAAATTATTCAGACGGGAACACCACAGGAGGTCTATAACCAGCCGGTTGACAGTTATGTAGCTGAGCTGACAGGCGATATAAATTGGCTTGCCGGCGATGTAAATTCCAAGCAATTTTATATCCGCCCGGAGAAAATCAAGCCTACAAAAAATCCGGAAAAGAGCAGATGGCAGGGGAAAGTGGAGGCGATCCGGTTCCACGGAAATCATTGGGAAATCCGCTGTGTTAATGCCAAAAAGGAGAAATTATCCTTTTACAGAAACAGAATGGACATGGAAGTAGGGCAGGTGGTGCATTTAACTTATGCATCCAAAGATCTGAAACGCATCTGACCGCTTACAGGCTGAACCAGAAAGAAATCTTGACTGCAAATGGCGTCACATTCGGATTGCTGAGGTAAGTAAGTCTGTGCACAAAGTCAATACGGCCTGCCTTGAAAATATTGTCAATGCCATAGCCAAGCTCAATGTAAGGCCTGTCTTTGAGTTTATTAAATGCCTGAATTTCATTCCCCGACTCATCCGTCGTTGTCGAAAGTGACAAGTTTGCATCCGAAACACTGCCATAGAAAACCCTTCCTGTTGCCAGCATGCGCAGTTTCAGCTTGCGGATAGCGGGAATCCTGTTCAATAAAAAGCCTTCGAAATTGTGCTCAACGCGCAACGCAACATAGCGGTCGCTCATGAATTCGAAGTATCGCATAAGGTTAAATGCATTGTCCACATAAAACAGCGACTCGTTCCCTAGCGGCGTATAAAGCAATGGGTAAGGCAATGTGGAAGGAATGAGGCCGAATGTCACATTGTAATAAGTGCGGCCGATAACGCCAAAGCGGAAACTCTGCTTAATGTTGAAGGAAAATTTATTATAATTAAAATCTCCACCTAGGAAGTTCTTGATTCCCAATGTGTAACGCAATGTAAAGGCGGGCGAATTGCCGTTTCCCATGCTGATGCGCTCATTATCATTTTGCAAAAAAGTCTCCTTGCTCGCGAGGCGCGTTTCCAGGTTTATCTCAGTGATATCAAATGTGCTTTTCACCGGAGATTCAATGCCAGCCTCAGGATTTGTTTTATAGGTAAAAGGAAATAACGGCCTGAAATCACGGTGGCGGATCTGGATGCTCCCGGTTAATCCTTTCACCAATTCCCTTTTGAAATAGGCAGAAATGTCTTCCTGCCAATAGGCCCTGCGGAAAGCGCCGAAACGTGAAAATGCCCCGAACAATGTGTTAGGCCCGATCGTCTCCGCAGAAACACCAAGCCGTTCCAGATCTTTGGAATAACTGATGCCAGCCATCGTCCAGGGTTGCCGGTCGATAATGTAATCCATCCCCGCGCCATATTTGAAAGCCTTATCTTTCGTTCCATAAGCACCATAACCACTGAAAATCCACTTCCTGCTGAATCCGGGATCCGTTTTGAAACCCAACCTGAACCGGTGGCCTTCAACCTTATTATTGGCATACAAATACAAATAAGGACCAATGTCAATGTTCCATTTGTCGATTCGCTTGTAGCCGTTTACCAGGATATTCAGGATTTCGGTGTAAGTTTTCACCACCGGCAGCATTTTCAGTGAATCGACAAGCTGGAAAGAAAGCAACTCGTTCGCACTCAGCGATTCCGGGCGACTTTTTTGCCAATAAGCCGAGTCATGCTGCATGTAATCCTCTTTCAGCTCAATGGCCGTGTCGTAAAATTTGGGATCGCGCGGACTATTGATCTTGTATTTTGAATTGGCTGAATAAAACTTCAACAACATGCCGGCAGTCTGCTTTGTAGGCTCATCTACATCAATCAGCACCCGCGTTTTCGACGTTACCCATTCGTTTTGCTCTTCAAAAAACTCGTAGGACTGCTGAACCTTGATCTTTTCAATGAAATTCAAATTTGCGCGCTTGCCCACACTTACGTCCATTTGTGTCAGCGCATATGTTTCGCCATCCACCCAAAACGACCCTATGAATGCCAGGTCCTGCTCGTGTTTAGGCTCAAAATCAATCTGATAATCATACTGGTCGCCGTTTTTTACACTGTCGGACAGATAATATTCATAGTAAACCTTCCAGCTGTCGGCAATGGGGGAAACAAAGTCTTTGTCTAAGATATTCAGCCAGTTATTATAAAAATTATACTGCTGAAAGGACGATCCGATCAACTGTGAGACGAGGCTCCCGTCGGTGAGGCCTACGCCGGAGACTTTGGTTTTATTAATGATCTCCTTCTTTTTCTTCGGATTACGGCGATAATAAACGTCTGATACTGATTCGGATATGAAAATTGGAATGATTGTCTCACCGTTTTCTCCCTTCACCTCATCATATTTATCAACGATATGCGTCATCTTCTTGACAGACTTCCTGTTCCTGAATTTGTCAGACAGGTTATCAATGTCAATCTGAATCTTATTATAGCTTTCATACTCGTAAGCGTCCAGTTGGTCTGTGTTGTTTTTGTCTTTCCCTGCAACAATTTTACGCATAATGGCATAAGCCGGATTTTCCCCGGCAAATATCCTGACTTCTTTCAGCTGCAATGTTCCCGGAGAAAGTTGTATGTCAATGGTTTGCTCAGTGAGGTCGGGTTTGATCGGTTTGCTTTTGCTCTCATAGCCTACATAGGTAACAATGACCGAGTCCGCTGGAGGGGTGAAAGTGATTTGGTAGAAGCCGTCGAAATTAGTTGTAGCGCCTGCCAGTGAGGCTTTTATGCCAACATTAGCAAAAGGAATGGCGTCACCGGTTGTCGCGTCCGTTATCTTCCCTTTGATCGTGTAAGTGGTCTGCGAGAAAGAGTTGGTAGTACAAACTAATGCAAATAGGAGCAGGCAAAGTAATGTTTTTTTCAAGCTATATGTCTGGATCGGTGCGTGTGCCGAATCATTTCCCTCATTCCAATTTCTCATTTTTTTCTTATCTCATTGTTTGAGGTAACATCTGCCGCGGGACGCAATATATGAACGTCCAGAACAGCCTTCGGCCTTGCCAGATACTCGCGCACCAATGTACGGAGCGAATATCCGTCCGGCACATCCTGCGCTGCAAATGATATGGCATTAATGCCTTCATTATGAGCGATATAGAGTGCCCTTGCATTATGGAAATTTTGTGAAATGATCGTGAAGTTGTCCTGATTAAAAACCTCTTTGCAACGAATGATCGAATCAAATGTCCTGAACCCAGCATAATCCAGTGTCATGACGTTCTCGGGTATTCCCAGGTTCAGTAACGCTCTTTGCATATCAAGCGGTTCATTATAGTATTGGGAATCATTGTTTCCGCTCAGAATAATGTACTTGATTTTACCCTCTTTAAACAACCGGGCGGTCGCCTCCATCCGGTATTTGAAAAAAAGATTTTCCTTCCCCTTCTCGGATTTCTTGCTCGTCCCTAGCACAAGCGCGACGTCATTGGAAGGCAGGTTCTCGATTGAAAAATAATTGTACTGCCTTGTATTATACACCACCCAGAGGTTACAAAGCAAGATAAAAACCATGCACGCAAATAATAAGAGTAATATGGTTTTAATCAAATTTTTCACTCGTATACTTGAAGTTGTCTTCTAATGTACCAACTCTTTGTAATATTCCGGTCTTTTGTACACGATGTTATACTAGTAGACTGTACGCATCGGGCAGCATTCATCGTTGCTGATTTTCTTTTTATTTTTTTTTGATTAATCACTTAAAAAAGCCCCAGCTGGTTTTTCTCATCCTTCCGTTTTTTAGGCTCTTTTTTTGGCTTTGTATCGGATTTTGCGTCTTCGCCAGTCTCAGATTTTGAGTCGTCCGTCTCTGGTTTTGCCTTATCGTCCGCTGGCGGAATATCTCCCGCATTGTCTTCTTGTTCGGCAGCTTCCGCTTCCTTAATGTCTCCATCTGCAACTTCCTCAGTGGCAATCTCCTCACCCCCAACGTCCTCAGTAGCGCTGTCTTCATCCGAGACCTCCTCATTAGGAACTTCTGCTATAACTGCTTCTTCCTCCGGTTCTGGCAGCGGTTCCAGCCAGCGAACGTCCTTGAACTTGTCGTTAGGAAGCTTGTTTCCCATTGCCCGCCAGCCGCGCACATCGACCATTTCTTCAATCACATATTCTTCTTTTGATTGCTCCTTGGTGGCTGTTTTGGGTAAGATAACTTCCAATCTCGGGCGCTTATCGGTGCTGGCCAGCAGTAACTTACTGTTTTTGGCGTCGCTGATAAACAAGAATTTCTTGTCCCGCGTCGAAGTCTCAATGTTAAATCGTTTAATGAAATGGTTTTTCTGGCCGCCGTCATAGTACAATGCGGTAATAGCCATTTTCGGATCAAACTTTTTGACCAACACCACTTCATTAGAGACGTAATGATTGGTCAGGTCAAAGTTCGTAAGCTCGTAAGACCCTTCTTTATAAATAACCAGAATGCTGTCGGAGGGACCGAAGTTGCCTAAATATTCTCCTCGTTCATCCCGGTTCAGACGTCCGATAATCGGATCGAACCACATATCAACGCCGCCTAATGTAGAGCGGCCGGCCTGTTTTAATATAATTTTCCTGACAGGATATTTCGTCAGAATGTTTCCCATTGCACTGCGGTTCTTGATCAGCAAGTCTGCAAAATTGAAGTCAAACTGCTTCACTTTTGCTTTGCTCTGAGCCGATAAACTCACCGCAATGATTTCAGCTTCACCGTTTTCATTCGCTGTGAAATAAGTGATCTTGGATTTTGGCGTGCCCTGTGTAAGGTCGTACTCACGATCGCGGGTGACTGCGGTGATCTGGCATCTTTTAATGTAGGAAACGCCCGTTTTGCCATCCAGATACACGAGGTTATAAACCATCCGCTCATCGTTTTTGACAAAAACCGCACAGTGAATAATGTCTTTCCCGACGAAAACCTTTTCTTGGATTTTCGTAACCAAACATCTCCCGTCGGATTTGAAAACAATAATGTCGTCAATGTCGGAGCAGTCTGTTACGAATTCGTCTTTTTTGAGCCCGTAACCGATAAAACCTTCGGCTCGGTTCACATATAATTTTTGGTTGTTGGCTGCCACAATGTTCGCCGAGATCTGGTTGAATGCCCGGATTTCGGTTTTGCGGCCACGGCCTTTGCCGTATTTTTTGAGCAGGTCTTTGTAATATTCAATGGCAAAACGGGTGATATGCACGAGGTTATCCTCGGTTTCAGCCAATTCTTCCTGCCACTTTTTCATCAACTCGTCCGCCTTGTAACCATCGTATTTTGAAATACGCTTGATCTTGATCTCGGTCAGCTCTACAATGTCTTCGTCCGTTATTTCTCGGTAAAATTGCGGCTTGTAGGGTTCAAGTCCTTTGTCAATGGTCCGGATTACCGCCTCGAAAGTTTCGCATTCTTCAATGTCCCGGTAAATGCGGTTTTCAATGAATATTTTTTCCAGAGAACCATACAGGATCTTTTCCAGCAATGCTAACCGCTTGATTTCAAGCTCGCGTTGCAGCAAATGAACCGTCTGGCCCGTGTTGTATTTTAAAATTTCGGTTACCCCAACAAAATGCGGCTTGTCGGCGATGATGATACAGGCATTGGGCGAAATGGAAACTTCACATTCCGTGAATGCATAAAGCGCGTCCATCGTAATGTCGGGCGATACACCTGGTGCCAGATGCACCTGGATCTCCACCTCTGCAGCCGTGTTATCGACCACTTTCCGGATCTTGATTTTCCCCGTATCATTGGCCTTAATGATGGAATCAATGATGGAAGTCGTCGTAGTCCCGAACGGAATATCGCGGATAACAAGCATTTTCTTATCCTCTTCCTCGATCCGCGCCCGAACCCTTACTTTTCCGCCTCTGTGACCATCATTATAATTTGAAATGTCAATTTGCCCGCCGGTCAGGAAGTCGGGGTAAATGGTAGCTTCCTTACCTTGCAGAATGCTAATCGACGCTTCGATCAGCTCGCAGAAGTTGTGCGGGAGAATTTTGGTAGATAAGCCTACCGCAATTCCTTCAACGCCCAGGGAAAGGAGCAGCGGAAATTTAACGGGCAATGTTACCGGCTCGCGCTTACGGCCGTCATAGGAAAGCTGCCATTCGGTTGTATCGTCGTTGAAAACAATTTCCTTTGCAAAGCGCGACAAACGGACTTCTATATAACGCGCCGCAGCAGCCCCGTCGCCCGTGCGGATATCTCCCCAGTTTCCCTGGGTGTCAAAAAGCAATTCTTTCTGGCCAATGTTTACAATGGCGTCGTAAATGGAGGCGTCGCCGTGCGGGTGATATTGCATGGAAGAACCTACCACATTGGCAACTTTATTAAAACGGCCGTCGTCCATCTCGTTCAACGCGTGCATAATGCGCCTTTGAACGGGCTTAAGGCCATCTTCTACAGCTGGAACCGCGCGTTCCAGAATTACATAAGATGCATAATCAAGAAACCAACTTTCATATAGTCCCGAAATGGGCAGTTTATCGTGCAATCCGCTATCTTCTACGTCAGGCGTAGCTCCGTTTTCGTCCATAAATGAAGGAGGAACCAGGTTTTAAGTACTCAGTAAATATTTGTAAGGCAATCGTTATCAGCCGGTTCGGGATACAGCGCTGAGCTATTCCAGAAAGACGGAACAGCGCAGACTTGACCGGAAGATCGATTTGAATTACCTGCTAATATAGCAAATAAAGCGTTAATTTCTAGCTTTCCGGGTCACCTTCCGGCGCGTTCAGAACAGTCAAAAGCTCACTGATCATCATCGCTGTGGCACCCCAGATTTTGTATCCCTGCACCATATAATGCGGTGCATGAACCTGTTCGCCACGGACTTGTATGTCGCTGGAACCGATAATTTCAATATCATAAATTTCTTCTAATTTGATCTCAAAAATATCTTCCACCTCCCGCGGGTCGGGATAAAAGTCGGGGCGGTAAGGCATTGCGGCAATCACAGGGAGAACGTAAAAGTTACTCGCCGGGATAAATAATTCGGTAAGAACGCCCAGGATTTTGACATCATTCAAGCGTAAGCCGATTTCTTCCTGCGCTTCGCGCAAAGCGGTGCGGATCAGGTTTTCGTCTGTATTTTCAAATCGTCCGCCAGGGAATGCCACTTGTCCGGAATGTACGCCGTCGTAGGCCGGGCGAAGGATCAGCGGGAAATAGATTTCGTCTTTATAAGGATAGAATAAAACCAGAACGGCGCTTTTTCGGGTGCGGGCGTTGGGTTTGAAAGTCAGTCGGAGCTTTGAAGAAGCCTGCATGATCCGGTGCGCTGATTCCCCCGGCAGCGGATATTTCAGTTTTTGAGTGAGTGCATTAACAAACAAGGAAAAAGATCCCAAAGTGGCCATAGAGGCAGGTTGTTGAGTAGAGTGTTGGTGTCAGATTTTGGCATAATGCAGCTCGCGCTTGAAATCGAAAAGACTTTCCAGGCTCAGGTCTTCGTCAATTTCTTCCCAGTGCAGGCTGTTGCCCTCAGGGCCAATCTCAAAATTTTGGCGTTGTTCCTTGCTTGCATTTTTAAGCCTGGCAAACCATTCAAGTGGATTGCCAATGGTATGTCCGCTTTCCGTAACAACATAAATATTCGAGTCGTCGAACCATACGTTTTTAATTTTCATATCATTCAAAAGTTAGAAAATTAACATGCTCATTCGCCGTGAAACTGCTGCCACTTTTCAGTGATCAGTTCTTTGTTTTCTTCAACGAGCGCCTCAGCAAGCACGAGATCCTTAGGCTTAATGCCATGACTTTCAACCAGTTTAACCGGGTTTATTTCAAACTTGGCGGTTCCGTCCGCATTGCGGACATGAATATGGATGGGTAAATGTTCAAGGCTGTAAAAGAAAAACTTCATCCCGAACATTCTGAAAATCTCTGGCATAAAATAGTGTGTGATACAGAATTTCTTCCAAACGTCATTGATACAAATATAACAATACAACGACGGATACCGAAGTTATTGGATTTTCTTGTTGGCGTATAATTTTGCGAGTTGCTGGGCGCAGCGTTCGCCGTCCATGGCGGCCGACATGATGCCCCCGGCGTAACCGGCTCCTTCGCCGCAAGGGAACAAGCCTTTCAGTTCAGGATGCTCGCAGGTTTCCTGTTCGCGGGGGATACGTACGGGGGAGGAAGTCCGGCTTTCAACACCAATCAACTGCGCGTCACCAGACATATAACCTCTCATTTTTTGCCCAAAATCAGAAAGTGCTTCGCTGAGTGGAAAGGCAATTTCAGCTGGCAAAATCTCCCGCAGGTCAACAGACTGCAAGCCCGGCTGGTAAGATGTGTCACGCAATTGCGAAGAAACTTTTCCTTTTACAAAATCCACAGCCAGCTGAGCCGGAGCGGTTTGTGTGGCACCGGCAAACTGGCAAGCTGCCTGCTCAATCTCCTTCTGATATTGCAAGCCAGCCAATGCACCGAATTCTTTAAACGGCAAAAGGTCATGCTCTTCGATCGAAACCACAATCCCTGAATTGGCATATGGCGAATCACGGCGGGAAGGCGACATGCCATTTACGACCACTTCCCCGGAAGCCGTCGCCGCAGGCACAATGAACCCGCCCGGACACATGCAAAAGGAGAAAACGCCTCGCTGAATGCCTTTGTAGCGCGTTTGAGTTACCAGACTATATGAAGCAGCCGGCAAGTATGGCCCACGGTCTTTCTCGCAATGATACTGGATCTTATCAATGGTGTTTTGCGGGTGCTCAATACGAACGCCCATCGCAAATGATTTGCTCTCAATGAGGATCTTTTTCGCATCCAGCAGCTCGTAAATGTCCCTGGCCGAATGTCCCGTTGCCAGGATCACGCCAATGCCCAAATGTTCCTTATTATCATCAGTAATAACACCCTTTAACTCACCTTTGGCAATGATGAAGTCGGTTACTTTTGTGTCAAAATGAATTTCGCCGCCGGCTTTCAATATGCTTTCGCGCATTTCGGAAACGACAACTGGCAGCTTGTTGGTGCCGATGTGCGGGTGTGTGTCGATGAGGATCTGCTCACTGGCTCCGTGGCCTACAAAAATCTCCAACACCCGGCGAATGTCACCGCGCTTGTTGGAACGCGTGTACAGCTTTCCATCCGAATAAGTCCCGGCACCGCCTTCGCCAAAGCAATAATTGGATTCAGGATTAACAATGTGCTCCTTATTAATAGCAGCCAGGTCACGGCGTCTGGCGCGCACATCTTTTCCCCTTTCAAAAATCACCGGCTTAATGCCCAGCTCAATCAACCGTAATGCGGCAAACATGCCTGCCGGACCGCAGCCAATGATCAATGCCTGGGGCTTTTTGCTCACATCGGGGTAATCCAGTTGGAAGCCGATCAGCGAAGGCGGCGTTTCGTTGACATAAACTTCTGCCTGCACATTCACTTTTACTTGCCGGCTGCGGGCATCGATGGATTGGCGGGTTTTGCGGATAATGGGCGTGTCGTTGTGACGCAGCCGCAATTTTTTAATGATATGCTGACGAAAATTCTCGTCGTCCAGCGCGATTTCGGGCGCCAGGGTCAGTTGAAGCGTTTGGTGCATTGGGAAAGGGATTTAGCCTTTAATGCTGCAAAGGTAAGCAAGACGGTAATATTCTCCCGTTTTCATCTTTGATAAAAATTACCTGACTTTGCTAAAACAGCCTTACTTCATGACCATCGATCGGAGAACATTTATGAATTCGCTGGCTGTCTCGGCTGGAGCTGCTTTTTTGCCGGAAATGGAGAGCCTGGCGCCCGACTTCCCTATTTCCTGTAACCAATATTCATGGATTACCTTTTACGCCCGGGAAGGAAAAGAATGGGGCGCAGACCTGGATGCGTCGCTGAAAGAATTTGCCTCAACCGGCCTGAAAGCCTATGAACCTGCATTTACGCACGCAGATGAAGTCGGCAGGTTGTTACCGGTTTTGGAAAAATATCAGCTTGCTATGCCCTCGGTTTACGTGAACAGTTCATTACATAAGGCCGATGAGGCGACCAAGTCCATCGAATCCGTGCTCGCAATTGCGGACGCTCTGAAACCTGCTAACACGAAGATCATTGTCACCAATCCCAACCCGCTGCAATGGGGAGGGTCCGAAAATAAGAATGACGCCGAACTCGCGGAACAAGCCAAGAACCTCGACAAACTAGGTGCCGAACTGAAACAGCGCGGCATGACGCTCGCCTATCACACGCATGACGTAGAACTGCGCGCAGCAGCACGGGAATTTCATCATATGCTGCTCGCGACAGATCCCAAGAATGTTTCACTATGCCTGGATGTGCATTGGGTCTACCGCGGCTCCGGCAATTCGCAGATTGCTCTTTTTGATATTATAAAATTATACGGAAAACGAATTGTCGAACTGCATTTGCGCCAATCCAAAGATGGAGTCTGGCAGGAAGCATTCAGCGATGGCGACATCGATTACCGCCGCCTTGTGACAACATTAAAATCAATGAATGTCACGCCGCACTTGGTTTTGGAGCAATGTCTGGAAAAAACATCACCGAAAACGGTGGGTGCAGTTGAA of Dyadobacter chenhuakuii contains these proteins:
- a CDS encoding DUF4160 domain-containing protein encodes the protein MPEIFRMFGMKFFFYSLEHLPIHIHVRNADGTAKFEINPVKLVESHGIKPKDLVLAEALVEENKELITEKWQQFHGE
- a CDS encoding NAD(P)/FAD-dependent oxidoreductase; this encodes MHQTLQLTLAPEIALDDENFRQHIIKKLRLRHNDTPIIRKTRQSIDARSRQVKVNVQAEVYVNETPPSLIGFQLDYPDVSKKPQALIIGCGPAGMFAALRLIELGIKPVIFERGKDVRARRRDLAAINKEHIVNPESNYCFGEGGAGTYSDGKLYTRSNKRGDIRRVLEIFVGHGASEQILIDTHPHIGTNKLPVVVSEMRESILKAGGEIHFDTKVTDFIIAKGELKGVITDDNKEHLGIGVILATGHSARDIYELLDAKKILIESKSFAMGVRIEHPQNTIDKIQYHCEKDRGPYLPAASYSLVTQTRYKGIQRGVFSFCMCPGGFIVPAATASGEVVVNGMSPSRRDSPYANSGIVVSIEEHDLLPFKEFGALAGLQYQKEIEQAACQFAGATQTAPAQLAVDFVKGKVSSQLRDTSYQPGLQSVDLREILPAEIAFPLSEALSDFGQKMRGYMSGDAQLIGVESRTSSPVRIPREQETCEHPELKGLFPCGEGAGYAGGIMSAAMDGERCAQQLAKLYANKKIQ
- a CDS encoding sugar phosphate isomerase/epimerase family protein, whose product is MTIDRRTFMNSLAVSAGAAFLPEMESLAPDFPISCNQYSWITFYAREGKEWGADLDASLKEFASTGLKAYEPAFTHADEVGRLLPVLEKYQLAMPSVYVNSSLHKADEATKSIESVLAIADALKPANTKIIVTNPNPLQWGGSENKNDAELAEQAKNLDKLGAELKQRGMTLAYHTHDVELRAAAREFHHMLLATDPKNVSLCLDVHWVYRGSGNSQIALFDIIKLYGKRIVELHLRQSKDGVWQEAFSDGDIDYRRLVTTLKSMNVTPHLVLEQCLEKTSPKTVGAVEAHRQDLVYVKKVFEV